In one Candidatus Planktophila vernalis genomic region, the following are encoded:
- a CDS encoding Type 1 glutamine amidotransferase-like domain-containing protein → MNGSLALVGSGEYLPAMAEFEKSLVHDGVKNGKEARYVQIPTAAGRESTDRLEYWKQLGLTQAKAIGVEATYLPIYTREDAFNQKYVDAVANSALMYMSGGDPHHLAEVLSDTPLWSAIVENWKTGASLAGCSAGAMVLSAHIPNFRLLKKTATQGLNLLPEIRVIPHFNKFFKWIPESAAKVLLHVPDNSILIGVDELTAIVKRSGDTEWVVVGEAKVHVLKGLPDQQLHDGERIKLPTP, encoded by the coding sequence ATGAACGGCTCACTGGCACTTGTTGGTTCAGGTGAATATCTACCTGCCATGGCAGAGTTTGAAAAATCACTTGTTCACGACGGTGTTAAGAACGGCAAAGAAGCCAGATATGTTCAAATCCCAACGGCTGCTGGGCGAGAAAGTACTGATCGTTTGGAATACTGGAAACAACTGGGCCTGACACAAGCAAAAGCGATTGGTGTTGAGGCAACTTATCTTCCCATCTACACACGTGAAGATGCCTTCAATCAGAAATATGTTGATGCAGTAGCAAATAGCGCCCTGATGTATATGTCTGGGGGAGACCCGCATCATTTAGCTGAAGTTTTGAGTGACACTCCCTTGTGGTCGGCAATTGTTGAGAATTGGAAAACGGGAGCATCACTTGCAGGATGTAGCGCTGGTGCCATGGTCCTGAGCGCGCATATCCCTAACTTTCGATTGCTCAAGAAAACGGCAACGCAAGGTCTTAATCTGCTGCCAGAGATTCGTGTGATTCCACACTTTAATAAGTTCTTTAAGTGGATCCCAGAGAGTGCGGCAAAGGTATTGCTGCATGTGCCAGATAACTCTATTTTGATAGGCGTTGATGAACTGACAGCTATTGTGAAGCGATCAGGGGATACGGAATGGGTTGTAGTGGGTGAGGCAAAAGTGCACGTATTAAAAGGCCTGCCTGATCAACAACTTCACGACGGGGAGAGAATTAAACTTCCTACCCCTTAA
- a CDS encoding lysophospholipid acyltransferase family protein, translated as MADLVYPPVIVVIKTLWKYLGLKFDFSGEENIPRKDGAILAINHVSYLDFAITGTAALPAGRLVRFMAKKEIFDHKVAGPLMRGMHHINVDRSNGSASFVAALRALKSGEIIGIFPEGTTSTSFEIKELKSGAVRLAMGAGVPIIPTIIWGSQRIWTKGVKRNLKRNNFPVTVVFGEPIFYERGADVEKSELHLRQTLLAMLYQVQENYPDSHVGQRWAPARLGGTAPAPLN; from the coding sequence GTGGCTGATCTCGTCTATCCCCCAGTTATCGTAGTTATAAAGACCCTATGGAAATATCTTGGTCTCAAGTTTGATTTCAGCGGAGAAGAAAACATTCCACGAAAAGACGGCGCAATTCTTGCCATTAATCATGTGAGCTATTTGGATTTTGCAATAACTGGAACTGCCGCCCTGCCAGCTGGGCGGTTAGTGCGCTTTATGGCTAAAAAAGAAATCTTCGATCACAAAGTTGCGGGGCCATTGATGCGCGGTATGCACCACATCAATGTGGATCGCAGCAACGGCTCAGCATCTTTTGTTGCAGCTTTGCGCGCTCTTAAATCTGGCGAGATTATCGGCATCTTCCCTGAGGGAACGACCTCCACCTCTTTTGAGATCAAAGAACTTAAATCCGGAGCTGTCAGATTAGCGATGGGTGCCGGTGTTCCAATTATCCCAACAATCATTTGGGGAAGTCAGAGGATTTGGACTAAAGGGGTTAAGCGAAACCTCAAACGCAATAACTTCCCCGTCACTGTTGTTTTTGGTGAGCCGATTTTCTATGAGCGCGGTGCAGATGTTGAGAAATCAGAGTTACATCTGCGGCAAACTTTGCTGGCCATGTTGTATCAGGTGCAAGAGAACTACCCTGATAGCCATGTGGGCCAACGTTGGGCTCCAGCCCGCCTTGGTGGAACTGCCCCTGCCCCACTAAACTAA
- the lipB gene encoding lipoyl(octanoyl) transferase LipB, translated as MPVVTTPSQSAIALTRHGLIDYEKAWQVQRTIHLEVSEGIRPNTLLLLEHPSVYTAGRRTLDSEKPQDGTPVIEVDRGGKITWHGPGQLVGYPIVKLSQPHELVGFVREIERGLINVCEDLGIKATCVSGRSGVWVIDEKVDRKIAAIGIRVSKGVTMHGFALNVCPDLSAFNQIIPCGISDADVTSISRELGRNISIEEVSPLVERHIFESLKKVCA; from the coding sequence GTGCCCGTCGTAACCACTCCAAGCCAAAGTGCGATTGCCCTCACCCGCCATGGCCTGATTGATTATGAAAAGGCTTGGCAAGTCCAGCGAACAATTCACTTAGAAGTTTCTGAGGGAATACGTCCCAACACTTTGTTATTACTTGAGCACCCATCTGTTTACACCGCAGGTCGCAGAACTTTAGATTCAGAAAAACCTCAGGATGGAACCCCTGTTATTGAAGTTGATCGCGGCGGAAAAATTACTTGGCACGGGCCAGGACAACTTGTTGGATACCCAATCGTAAAACTTTCTCAACCTCATGAACTTGTTGGCTTTGTTCGCGAAATTGAACGCGGGCTGATAAATGTCTGTGAAGATTTAGGGATTAAAGCAACGTGCGTTTCTGGTCGCTCAGGAGTTTGGGTAATAGATGAAAAGGTCGATCGCAAAATAGCTGCCATTGGAATTCGCGTGAGCAAGGGCGTGACAATGCATGGGTTTGCACTCAACGTATGCCCAGATTTAAGCGCCTTTAATCAGATCATTCCCTGCGGAATTTCAGATGCTGATGTCACTTCTATTTCTAGAGAGCTTGGCCGTAACATAAGCATCGAAGAGGTTTCTCCATTGGTTGAGAGACATATTTTTGAATCCTTAAAGAAGGTGTGCGCATGA
- a CDS encoding DUF4191 domain-containing protein gives MFKRKAKEKKIKTPRFQTFRDAYAVTKQVKPWIGIALVAIFLVTLSIGIGIGIAVDHPFYVGFIFTPLSFLATLLFFTRVAGRAAYSSIEGQMGAGASVLMAIRKGWTTTPAVAVSRNQDMVHRSVGRAGIVLTGEGSPSTLRQLLQDEHKKTERFAPGVPVIEVIVGDGEGQVSLRKLQKHLQKQPKKLTAHQMREVRARLKAVGGLSMPIPKGPMPTRAPKVR, from the coding sequence ATGTTCAAGAGAAAAGCTAAAGAAAAGAAGATCAAGACTCCACGCTTTCAAACTTTCCGTGATGCCTACGCAGTCACCAAGCAAGTCAAGCCTTGGATTGGCATTGCACTTGTTGCAATCTTCCTAGTAACACTCTCAATAGGAATTGGCATTGGAATTGCAGTTGATCATCCTTTCTATGTTGGCTTTATCTTTACTCCACTTTCTTTTCTTGCCACTCTTCTTTTCTTCACTCGAGTTGCAGGTCGTGCGGCATATTCATCCATTGAAGGTCAGATGGGCGCGGGCGCAAGCGTTTTGATGGCAATCCGCAAAGGATGGACGACAACCCCAGCCGTTGCAGTCTCACGCAACCAAGACATGGTCCACCGAAGTGTTGGACGTGCGGGAATTGTTCTCACCGGTGAAGGTTCACCCAGCACTCTTCGCCAACTGCTCCAAGATGAGCACAAGAAGACCGAACGCTTTGCTCCAGGAGTTCCAGTCATTGAAGTAATTGTTGGTGATGGAGAAGGCCAAGTTTCTCTTCGTAAACTACAAAAGCATTTACAAAAACAACCTAAGAAATTAACTGCCCATCAAATGCGCGAAGTTCGTGCTCGCCTTAAGGCAGTTGGTGGTTTATCTATGCCAATTCCTAAGGGTCCGATGCCAACTCGCGCACCAAAGGTTCGCTAA
- the lipA gene encoding lipoyl synthase, with protein sequence MTLAPEGRKLIRIEARNAEVPIERKPEWIKTKAHMGPEYTRLQSLVKSEGLHTVCQEAACPNIFECWEDKEATFLIGGDKCTRRCDFCNIDTGKPDALDREEPRKVAESVKAMGLKYATITGVTRDDLPDEGAWLYAETIRKVHELNPGTGVEMLAPDFHAKVHLLNEIFETRPEVFAHNLETVPRIFKRIRPAFTYEKSLTVISMARDFGLVTKSNLILGLGETREEVTQALVDLHDAGCDLITITQYLRPTNRHHPVERWVKPEEFVELSKEATDIGFLGVMSGPLVRSSYRAGRLYKQAIDAKAARG encoded by the coding sequence ATGACACTTGCCCCAGAAGGTCGCAAACTCATTCGCATTGAAGCACGCAATGCCGAGGTCCCTATTGAGCGAAAGCCTGAATGGATTAAGACCAAGGCACACATGGGCCCTGAGTACACACGTTTACAAAGCCTTGTTAAATCAGAAGGTCTCCACACAGTCTGCCAAGAAGCAGCTTGCCCAAATATCTTTGAGTGCTGGGAAGATAAAGAAGCGACATTTTTAATTGGTGGCGATAAGTGCACCCGTCGTTGCGATTTTTGCAATATTGATACCGGCAAACCTGATGCTCTAGATCGTGAAGAGCCACGCAAGGTTGCAGAATCTGTTAAAGCAATGGGACTTAAGTACGCGACCATCACTGGTGTTACACGCGATGATCTACCTGATGAAGGTGCTTGGCTCTATGCCGAAACTATTCGAAAGGTCCACGAGTTAAATCCAGGTACTGGCGTTGAAATGCTAGCTCCTGATTTTCATGCAAAAGTACACCTGCTCAATGAAATCTTTGAAACTCGCCCAGAGGTCTTTGCCCATAACTTGGAAACTGTCCCCCGCATTTTCAAACGAATTCGCCCAGCGTTCACTTATGAAAAGTCCCTAACTGTTATATCCATGGCACGCGATTTTGGTTTAGTTACTAAGTCAAATCTCATCCTTGGTTTGGGCGAGACTCGAGAAGAAGTTACTCAAGCACTCGTCGATTTACACGATGCAGGCTGTGACTTAATCACCATTACTCAGTACCTGCGTCCAACAAATCGCCACCATCCAGTTGAGCGTTGGGTTAAACCCGAAGAGTTTGTTGAGCTTTCAAAAGAGGCTACCGATATTGGATTCCTCGGCGTAATGAGTGGTCCACTCGTCCGCTCTAGCTATCGCGCAGGTCGCCTCTATAAGCAGGCAATCGATGCAAAGGCAGCTCGTGGCTGA